Proteins from one Pseudomonas grandcourensis genomic window:
- a CDS encoding ABC transporter permease, whose amino-acid sequence MLLSLEPRGQQSRLMLWCSPLLAAALTLGCGSLLFIALGHDPLLTLHTLLIAPVSDLYGVSELLVKALPILLCALGLAVAYQARIWNIGAEGQLLLGALAGSALAVNIIDMQSRWALVLILLTGTLAGAAWAGLTAWLRTRFNANEILTSIMLNYIALNLLLYCVHGPLKDPEGFNFPQSAMFGDASRLPLLMEDGRVHAGVYFALLALVTVWVLLQKSFVGFQIKVLGLDKRAAGFVGFREKRLIWLALLISGGLAGLAGVCEVSGPIGQLVPQVSPGYGYAAITVAFLGRLNPIGILFSSLLMALLYIGGENAQMSLNLPQAITQLFQGMMLFFLLASDVLILYRPRLNLRWTRRAQTTAVQAGAL is encoded by the coding sequence ATGCTGCTTTCCCTTGAACCCCGCGGCCAGCAATCGCGCCTTATGCTGTGGTGCTCGCCGTTGTTGGCGGCTGCACTGACCCTGGGCTGTGGATCCTTGTTGTTTATCGCGCTCGGGCACGACCCGCTATTGACCTTGCACACCTTGCTGATCGCGCCGGTCAGCGACCTGTATGGCGTCTCCGAATTGCTGGTCAAAGCCCTGCCGATTCTGCTCTGCGCATTGGGCTTGGCCGTCGCCTATCAGGCGCGCATCTGGAACATCGGTGCCGAAGGTCAACTGTTGCTCGGTGCGTTGGCCGGCAGTGCGCTGGCGGTGAACATCATCGATATGCAAAGCCGCTGGGCGCTGGTGCTGATCCTGCTCACCGGCACCTTGGCCGGAGCTGCGTGGGCCGGGCTGACGGCGTGGTTGCGCACACGCTTCAACGCCAATGAGATCCTCACCAGCATCATGCTCAATTACATCGCCCTGAACCTTTTGCTGTATTGCGTGCACGGTCCACTGAAAGATCCGGAAGGTTTCAATTTTCCGCAATCGGCGATGTTCGGCGACGCCAGCCGCTTGCCGCTGCTGATGGAAGATGGCCGGGTCCACGCCGGGGTTTATTTCGCCCTGCTCGCGTTGGTGACCGTGTGGGTGTTGTTGCAGAAAAGCTTTGTCGGCTTCCAGATCAAAGTGCTCGGGCTGGACAAGCGTGCCGCCGGTTTCGTCGGCTTTCGCGAGAAGCGTCTGATCTGGCTCGCGCTGTTGATCAGCGGCGGCCTGGCGGGGCTTGCCGGTGTGTGCGAAGTCAGCGGCCCCATCGGCCAGCTGGTGCCGCAGGTCTCGCCGGGCTACGGCTATGCGGCAATCACCGTGGCGTTTCTCGGACGGCTGAATCCCATCGGCATCCTGTTTTCCAGCCTGTTGATGGCGCTGCTGTACATCGGCGGCGAAAACGCACAAATGAGCCTGAACCTGCCGCAAGCGATCACCCAATTGTTCCAGGGCATGATGCTGTTTTTCCTGCTGGCCAGTGATGTGCTGATTCTCTACCGACCGCGCTTGAACCTGCGCTGGACCCGCCGCGCACAAACCACCGCCGTACAAGCAGGAGCGCTGTGA
- a CDS encoding ABC transporter ATP-binding protein, with protein sequence MPNHAPIPDPAPRLQLRRISKRYPGCLANDAIDLTIAPGEIHALLGENGAGKSTLMKIIYGVTHADSGEVIWQGRRVSLRNPAQARGLGIGMVFQHFSLFETLSVAQNIALAMGAAAGTPRQLEPKIREVSRRYGMALEPERLVHSLSIGERQRVEIIRCLMQDIRLLILDEPTSVLTPQEADDLFVTLRRLAAEGCSILFISHKLGEVRALCHSATVLRGGRVAGHCVPAECSDQQLARLMVGEAAELIADYPKVTGGDAFLDVRGLSWHNPDPFGCSLANIDLEVRRGEIVGIAGVAGNGQDELLALLSGEELLPRNASATIRFGQEPVAHLRPDARRQLGLAFVPAERLGHGAVPELSLADNALLTAFQQGLVSNGLIQRGKVEALAEEIIRRFGVKTPDSQTPARSLSGGNLQKFILGREILQQPKLLVAAHPTWGVDVGAAATIHRALIALRDAGAAILVISEDLDELFQISDRLGALCGGRLSTLHATVDTRLSDVGGWMAGQFGAPQSLASATR encoded by the coding sequence ATGCCCAATCACGCTCCAATCCCCGATCCGGCTCCGCGCCTGCAACTGCGCAGAATCAGCAAACGCTACCCCGGCTGCCTGGCCAACGATGCCATCGACCTGACCATTGCCCCTGGCGAGATCCATGCCCTGCTCGGGGAAAACGGCGCGGGCAAAAGCACGCTGATGAAGATCATCTACGGCGTCACCCACGCCGATTCCGGCGAGGTGATCTGGCAAGGCCGGCGGGTGAGCCTACGCAACCCGGCCCAGGCCCGGGGTTTGGGAATCGGCATGGTGTTCCAGCATTTCTCGCTGTTCGAAACCCTGAGCGTGGCGCAGAACATCGCCCTGGCCATGGGCGCGGCGGCAGGCACACCCAGACAGCTTGAGCCGAAGATTCGCGAGGTGTCCCGGCGCTACGGCATGGCGCTGGAACCGGAGCGACTTGTCCACAGCCTGTCGATCGGTGAACGGCAACGGGTGGAAATCATTCGCTGCCTGATGCAGGACATCCGCCTGTTGATTCTCGATGAACCGACTTCGGTGCTGACGCCGCAGGAGGCCGACGACTTGTTCGTCACCCTGCGCCGGCTCGCCGCCGAAGGCTGCAGCATTTTGTTCATCAGCCACAAGCTCGGGGAAGTGCGTGCGTTGTGCCACAGCGCAACGGTGTTACGAGGCGGTCGGGTAGCCGGGCATTGCGTGCCGGCCGAGTGTTCGGATCAGCAACTGGCGCGCTTGATGGTCGGTGAAGCGGCGGAGTTGATCGCAGACTATCCGAAGGTTACTGGAGGTGATGCATTCCTTGATGTCCGTGGCTTGTCCTGGCACAACCCGGACCCGTTCGGTTGCTCGCTTGCCAACATCGACCTTGAAGTGCGCCGCGGTGAAATTGTCGGCATCGCCGGTGTCGCCGGCAATGGCCAGGATGAGTTGCTGGCCTTGCTCAGCGGCGAAGAACTGTTGCCCCGCAACGCCAGCGCGACGATTCGTTTTGGTCAGGAGCCCGTCGCCCATTTGCGTCCCGATGCTCGCCGCCAACTCGGCCTGGCGTTCGTTCCCGCCGAACGCCTGGGTCATGGTGCGGTGCCGGAGTTGAGCCTGGCGGACAACGCGTTGCTGACCGCTTTCCAGCAAGGCTTGGTGAGCAACGGCCTGATCCAGCGCGGCAAAGTCGAAGCACTGGCCGAGGAAATCATCCGCCGTTTCGGGGTCAAGACACCCGATAGCCAAACCCCGGCCCGCAGCCTGTCCGGCGGCAACTTGCAGAAATTCATCCTCGGCCGGGAAATCCTTCAGCAACCGAAATTGCTGGTCGCCGCGCACCCGACCTGGGGCGTGGACGTCGGCGCGGCCGCCACCATTCACCGCGCCTTGATTGCCTTGCGCGATGCCGGCGCGGCGATCCTGGTGATCTCCGAAGACCTCGACGAACTGTTTCAGATCAGCGACCGCCTCGGCGCCTTGTGCGGCGGTCGGCTGTCGACGCTCCACGCCACCGTCGATACCCGCCTGAGCGATGTCGGCGGCTGGATGGCCGGCCAGTTCGGCGCCCCTCAATCACTCGCATCCGCCACGCGTTAA
- a CDS encoding YigZ family protein, producing the protein MPFTLSGFCEYREEIRKSRFITFAAPIASPAEAQAFIEQHSDLNASHNCWAWKLGDQYRSTDDGEPGGTAGRPILAAIEAQDCDQVAVLVIRWYGGIQLGTGGLARAYGGGANKCLQAAPKIELISRVPLRCACGFAELALVKLRVAEAGGLVVDESFTANGVELQLAVGDAQIDTLQSQLADLSRGRILLQR; encoded by the coding sequence ATGCCATTTACCCTCAGCGGTTTTTGCGAATACCGCGAAGAGATTCGCAAGAGCCGCTTCATTACCTTCGCCGCGCCGATCGCAAGCCCGGCCGAGGCCCAGGCGTTCATTGAACAGCACAGTGACTTGAATGCCTCGCACAACTGCTGGGCCTGGAAGCTCGGCGATCAGTATCGCAGCACCGATGATGGCGAGCCCGGCGGTACCGCCGGCCGGCCGATTCTGGCGGCGATCGAGGCGCAGGATTGCGATCAGGTCGCGGTGCTGGTGATTCGCTGGTATGGCGGCATCCAACTGGGCACCGGGGGGCTCGCCCGGGCCTATGGCGGGGGGGCAAACAAATGCCTGCAGGCGGCGCCGAAGATCGAGCTGATCAGCCGGGTGCCGCTGCGTTGCGCGTGCGGATTTGCCGAGTTGGCCCTGGTCAAGCTGCGGGTGGCGGAGGCCGGTGGATTGGTCGTGGATGAAAGCTTCACCGCCAATGGTGTCGAATTGCAGTTGGCCGTAGGCGATGCACAGATCGACACCTTGCAGTCACAACTGGCGGATTTGAGTCGCGGACGTATTTTGCTGCAGCGCTAA
- a CDS encoding TetR/AcrR family transcriptional regulator, translating into MTFEVPAHGGKPVSRIRQKNEETIIKAAEDEFARHGYKGTSMNTIAQNAGLPKANLHYYFTNKLGLYVAVLSNIIELWDSTFNTLTAEDDPAEALTLYIRAKMEFSRRQPQASRIFAMEVISGGECLTEYFNQDYRAWFQGRAGVFQAWIDAGKMDPVDPVHLIFLLWGSTQHYADFATQICRVTGRTRLTKQDMEDAGDNLIRIILKGCGLKPAI; encoded by the coding sequence ATGACCTTTGAAGTCCCTGCCCACGGCGGAAAACCCGTTAGCCGCATTCGTCAGAAAAACGAAGAGACCATCATCAAAGCCGCCGAAGACGAGTTCGCCCGTCACGGGTACAAAGGCACGAGCATGAACACCATCGCCCAGAATGCCGGGCTGCCCAAGGCGAACCTGCATTACTACTTCACCAACAAGCTCGGTTTGTACGTGGCAGTGCTGAGCAACATCATTGAGCTGTGGGACAGCACCTTCAACACCCTCACCGCCGAGGATGACCCGGCCGAAGCGTTGACCCTCTACATTCGCGCGAAAATGGAGTTCTCCCGACGCCAGCCGCAAGCCTCGCGGATTTTTGCCATGGAGGTCATCAGCGGCGGTGAATGCCTGACCGAGTACTTCAACCAGGATTATCGCGCCTGGTTCCAGGGCCGTGCAGGCGTGTTCCAGGCCTGGATCGACGCCGGTAAAATGGACCCGGTCGATCCGGTGCACCTGATCTTCCTGTTGTGGGGCAGCACCCAGCACTACGCCGACTTCGCCACGCAGATCTGCCGCGTCACCGGGCGTACCAGGTTGACCAAACAGGACATGGAAGACGCCGGGGACAACCTGATCCGCATCATTCTCAAGGGCTGCGGCCTGAAACCTGCCATCTAA
- a CDS encoding LysR family transcriptional regulator, producing MSARRPDPLAQVSDFDIRLLKIFRSVVECGGFSAAETVLGIGRSAISQQMSDLEQRLGLRLCQRGRAGFSLTEEGREVYQSALQLLSALESFRTEVNGLHQHLRGELIIGLTDNLVTLPHMHITHALAQLKERGPDVQIQIRMIAPNEVEQGVLDGRLHVGVVPQASALSGLEYQPLYSERSLLYCAVGHPLFYVDDKQLDDERLNSQDAIAPTFRLPAEIQAHYQALNCTASASDREGMAFLILTGRYIGYLPDHYASLWVQQGRLRALKAKTRFYDLSLASVTRKGRRPHLVLESFLESLATTR from the coding sequence ATGAGCGCTCGCCGTCCCGATCCGCTGGCCCAGGTCAGCGACTTTGATATTCGCCTGCTGAAGATCTTTCGCAGCGTGGTGGAATGCGGCGGCTTCTCCGCGGCGGAAACCGTGCTGGGCATCGGTCGCTCAGCGATCAGCCAGCAGATGAGCGATCTGGAGCAACGCCTTGGTCTGCGCCTGTGCCAACGGGGACGTGCCGGGTTTTCGCTGACCGAAGAAGGCCGCGAGGTCTATCAATCGGCGTTGCAACTGTTAAGTGCGCTGGAAAGCTTCCGCACCGAGGTCAACGGCCTGCACCAACACTTGCGCGGCGAATTGATCATTGGTTTGACGGACAACCTGGTCACCCTGCCCCACATGCACATCACCCATGCCCTCGCGCAATTGAAAGAACGCGGCCCGGACGTGCAGATCCAGATCCGCATGATCGCGCCCAATGAAGTCGAACAAGGCGTGCTCGACGGTCGCCTGCACGTCGGCGTAGTGCCGCAGGCCAGCGCGCTGTCGGGGCTGGAATATCAACCGCTGTATAGCGAACGTTCGTTGCTGTACTGCGCGGTCGGCCATCCGCTGTTTTATGTCGACGACAAGCAACTGGACGACGAACGCCTGAACAGTCAGGACGCCATCGCGCCCACCTTCCGTTTGCCGGCGGAGATCCAGGCTCACTACCAGGCGCTCAATTGCACCGCCAGCGCGTCAGACCGCGAGGGCATGGCGTTCCTGATCCTGACCGGGCGCTACATCGGTTACCTGCCGGATCACTACGCGAGCCTTTGGGTGCAGCAGGGTCGATTGCGAGCGTTGAAAGCCAAAACGCGTTTCTATGACCTGAGCCTGGCGTCAGTCACCCGCAAGGGGCGTCGACCCCATCTGGTGCTGGAGAGTTTTCTCGAGAGTCTCGCGACGACGCGTTGA
- a CDS encoding aspartate aminotransferase family protein — MNLPENAPTSLASQLKLDAHWMPYTANRNFQRDPRLIVGAEGSWLIDDKGRKVYDSLSGLWTCGAGHTRKEIQEAVAKQLGTLDYSPAFQYGHPLSFQLAEKITDLTPGNLNHVFFTDSGSECADTAVKMVRAYWRLKGQSTKTKMIGRARGYHGVNIAGTSLGGVNGNRKLFGQAMMDVDHLPHTLLASNAYSRGMPEQGGIALADELLKLIELHDASNIAAVFVEPLAGSAGVLVPPQGYLKRLREICDQHSILLVFDEVITGFGRTGTMFGATTFGVTPDLMCIAKQVTNGAIPMGAVIASSEIYQTFMNQPTPEYAVEFPHGYTYSAHPVACAAGLAALDLLQKENLVQSVAEVAPHFENALHGLKGTKNIIDIRNFGLAGAIQIAPRDGDAIVRPFEAGMALWKAGFYVRFGGDTLQFGPTFNSKPQDLDRLFDAVGEVLSKID; from the coding sequence ATGAACTTGCCTGAAAACGCCCCGACTTCCCTGGCCAGCCAGCTCAAGCTCGATGCTCACTGGATGCCTTACACCGCCAACCGCAACTTCCAGCGCGATCCACGCCTGATCGTTGGCGCCGAAGGCAGCTGGCTGATCGACGACAAGGGCCGCAAGGTTTATGACTCGCTGTCCGGTCTGTGGACCTGTGGCGCCGGGCACACCCGCAAGGAAATCCAGGAGGCGGTCGCCAAGCAGTTGGGTACCCTCGATTACTCGCCAGCCTTCCAGTACGGCCATCCGCTGTCGTTCCAACTGGCTGAAAAGATCACCGACCTGACCCCGGGCAACCTGAACCACGTGTTCTTCACCGACTCGGGCTCCGAGTGCGCTGACACCGCAGTGAAGATGGTCCGTGCTTACTGGCGCCTGAAGGGCCAGTCGACTAAGACCAAAATGATCGGCCGTGCCCGTGGTTACCACGGTGTGAACATCGCCGGCACCAGCCTCGGTGGCGTGAACGGCAACCGCAAGCTGTTCGGTCAGGCGATGATGGACGTCGATCACCTGCCGCACACTTTGCTGGCAAGCAACGCTTACTCCCGTGGCATGCCGGAGCAGGGTGGTATCGCCCTGGCTGACGAACTGCTGAAGCTGATCGAACTGCACGATGCGTCGAACATCGCCGCTGTGTTCGTCGAGCCATTGGCCGGTTCCGCTGGCGTGCTGGTTCCACCACAGGGTTACCTCAAGCGTCTGCGTGAAATCTGCGATCAGCACAGCATCCTGCTGGTGTTCGACGAAGTGATCACCGGTTTCGGCCGTACCGGCACCATGTTCGGCGCCACCACCTTCGGCGTGACCCCGGACCTGATGTGCATTGCCAAGCAAGTCACCAACGGTGCGATCCCGATGGGGGCGGTGATTGCCAGCTCCGAGATCTACCAGACCTTCATGAATCAGCCGACGCCTGAATACGCGGTGGAGTTCCCTCACGGCTACACCTATTCCGCGCACCCGGTGGCTTGCGCCGCTGGCCTGGCAGCACTCGACCTGCTGCAAAAGGAAAACCTGGTGCAGAGCGTGGCCGAAGTCGCACCGCATTTCGAAAATGCGCTGCACGGCCTCAAAGGCACCAAGAACATCATCGACATCCGCAACTTCGGCCTGGCCGGCGCGATCCAGATCGCCCCACGTGACGGCGATGCCATCGTGCGTCCGTTCGAAGCCGGCATGGCGCTGTGGAAAGCCGGGTTCTACGTACGCTTCGGCGGCGACACCCTGCAGTTCGGCCCAACCTTCAACAGCAAGCCGCAGGACCTGGATCGTCTGTTCGACGCGGTCGGCGAAGTGCTGAGCAAGATCGACTGA